A stretch of the Aspergillus puulaauensis MK2 DNA, chromosome 6, nearly complete sequence genome encodes the following:
- a CDS encoding sugar porter family MFS transporter (COG:A;~EggNog:ENOG410PFSV;~InterPro:IPR005829,IPR005828,IPR003663,IPR036259, IPR020846;~PFAM:PF00083,PF07690;~TransMembrane:12 (i21-41o87-107i114-131o137-161i173-195o207-226i305-327o339-358i370-390o402-424i436-458o473-491i);~go_component: GO:0016020 - membrane [Evidence IEA];~go_component: GO:0016021 - integral component of membrane [Evidence IEA];~go_function: GO:0022857 - transmembrane transporter activity [Evidence IEA];~go_process: GO:0055085 - transmembrane transport [Evidence IEA]): MPTTTEAVRGTGDISRIEAPITWKAYVICVSAAFGGVFFGYDIGWMSGVLGMPYVIQQYTGLEYDFNAGAPVDASRPFTVPSSDKSLMTSILSLGTFLGSLIAGDLADFWGRRITILLGCAIFSCGVVLQTTSSGQLAVMTLGRFVAGLGVGFESAVIILYMSEVAPRKIRGAIVSAYQFSITIGLLLANCVVYATQERNDTSSYRIPIAVQFLWALMLGGALFLLPESPRYFVKKGKIEQATKALSCIREQPADSDYIRDELAEIIANHEYESLVTPDSGYIGSWLVCFKGPITKPSSNIRRTIVGAGVQAMQQLTGMNFIFYYGTTFFQQLGTISNPFLISLITTLVNVVSTPLAFWTIERFGRRPLLLYGGLAMFLMQYIIGAVGTAQPDNENAVKGMITVICFQIFFFATTWGPAAWVVVGETFSLPIRSRGVAISTASCWFWNCVLAVIAPYMTGDEEGAVNLGPKVFFFWGSLCFLGTVFAYFLVPEMKGLSLEQVDRMLEETSPRKSAGWVPSTTFVQEMGHVDKAVVVHAEDDKQAV, translated from the exons ATGCCCACAACGACTGAGGCCGTCCGTGGCACGGGTGATATCTCCCGGATCGAGGCCCCTATCACTTGGAAGGCCTATGTTATTTGTGTCTCTGCTGCCTTCGGCGGTGTCTTCTTCGGCTATGACATTGGCTGGATGTCTGGTGTGCTCGGCATGCCCTATGTTATCCAACAGTACACCGGTCTCGAGTATGACTTCAACGCGGGGGCGCCTGTCGATGCGTCCCGTCCGTTCACGGTTCCTTCCTCCGACAAGTCCCTCATGACCTCGATTCTGTCGCTTGGGACGTTCCTCGGATCACTAATTGCCGGTGATCTAGCTGATTTCTGGGGCCGCCGTATCACTATCCTCCTTGGATGTGCAATCTTCAGCTGTGGCGTTGTCTTGCAGACCACGAGCAGTGGACAGTTGGCTGTGATGACACTAGGTCGTTTTGTTGCCGGCCTAGGAGTTGGGTTTGAATCTGCTGTGATCATCCTATACATGTCGGAGGTTGCACCACGCAAGATTCGCGGTGCTATCGTGTCGGCTTATCAGTTTTCTAT CACCATTGGGTTATTGCTCGCAAACTGTGTTGTATATGCCACTCAGGAGAGAAACGACACTTCGTCTTACCGCATCCCCATTGCTGTCCAGTTCCTGTGGGCTCTTATGCTTGGGGGTGCTTTGTTCTTGTTGC CGGAATCCCCCCGGTACTTCgtaaagaaaggaaagatcGAGCAAGCCACCAAAGCCCTCAGCTGCATCCGCGAACAGCCCGCCGACTCAGATTACATCCGTGACGAACTTGCCGAAATCATCGCAAACCACGAATACGAGTCCCTCGTCACCCCGGACTCGGGCTACATCGGCTCGTGGCTTGTCTGCTTCAAGGGCCCGATCACAAAGCCCAGCTCGAATATCCGTCGGAccatcgtcggcgccggcgtCCAAGCAATGCAACAACTCACCGGCATGAACTTCATCTTCTACTACGGCACCACCTTCTTCCAACAACTCGGCACAATCTCCAACCCGTTCCTCATTTCCCTAATCACAACCCTCGTCAACGTCGTCTCCACCCCGCTCGCATTCTGGACAATCGAGCGTTTCGGTCGCCGCCCACTCCTGCTATACGGCGGCCTCGCCATGTTCCTAATGCAATacatcatcggcgccgtcgGCACCGCGCAACCAGACAACGAAAACGCAGTCAAGGGCATGATCACCGTAATCTgcttccagatcttcttcttcgcgacGACCTGGGGCCCCGCAGCATGGGTCGTCGTCGGGGAGACTTTCTCGCTCCCGATCCGCTCGCGCGGTGTAGCCATCTCCACTGCGTCATGTTGGTTCTGGAACTGTGTTCTTGCGGTCATTGCGCCTTATAtgactggtgatgaggagggggctGTGAATCTAGGACCGaaagttttctttttctgggGGTCGCTCTGTTTCCTGGGCACGGTATTTGCATATTTCCTGGTTCCGGAGATGAAGGGGCTGTCACTGGAGCAGGTGGATCGGATGCTTGAGGAGAcgtcgccgaggaagagtgCTGGATGGGTGCCGAGTACGACGTTTGTGCAGGAGATGGGGCATGTTGATAAGGCGGTTGTCGTTCATGCGGAGGATGATAAGCAGGCGGTTTAG
- the ABA4_1 gene encoding SDR family NAD(P)-dependent oxidoreductase (COG:Q;~EggNog:ENOG410PHSM;~InterPro:IPR002347,IPR036291,IPR020904;~PFAM:PF00106,PF13561,PF08659;~go_function: GO:0016491 - oxidoreductase activity [Evidence IEA];~go_process: GO:0055114 - oxidation-reduction process [Evidence IEA]), with protein sequence MSLQGKVYVVTGGASGIGLATAKLISERGGTVCIADVNPTTLSDAESYFAAKTPAVQYTITQVDVSKKDQVESWMTGIVTKYQRLDGAANIAGIVGKDHGVKAVSELDDDEWTRILSVNLTGLMYCLRAELNHIADGGSIFNMASIHSTVGIANHSAYATSKHGVLGLTRVAAKENGHREVRVNAVAPGPIYTPLMQAHWDRTGRSADSPFDEPIAFPRQGTAEEVAGVVLFLLGPDSTFVSGSCYSVDGGWI encoded by the exons ATGTCCCTCCAAGGCAAAGTGTATGTTGTGACTGGCGGCGCAAGTGGCATTGGTCTCGCAACAGCCAAGCTCATCTCCGAACGCGGGGGCACCGTCTGCATTGCGGACGTCAACCCGACTACTCTATCCGATGCAGAATCATATTTCGCAGCGAAGACACCCGCTGTTCAATATACGATAACACAAGTCGATGTCTCAAAGAAGGACCAAGTCGAATCCTGGATGACTGGTATTGTAACTAAGTACCAACGTCTCGACGGGGCCGCCAATATCGCGGGAATTGTGGGCAAAGACCATGGCGTCAAGGCAGTATCAGAACTAGATGACGACGAATGGACTAGGATCCTTAGCGTGAATCTTACAGGACTGATGTACTGCCTCCGAGCCGAACTTAACCATATCGCTGACGGCGGCTCAATCTTCAACATGGCCTCCATCCACTCCACAGTCG GGATCGCAAACCACAGCGCCTACGCCACAAGCAAACACGGGGTCCTCGGCCTTACCCGCGTAGCCGCCAAAGAAAACGGCCATCGCGAGGTCCGCGTGAACGCCGTTGCGCCCGGACCGATTTATACGCCCCTCATGCAAGCGCACTGGGATCGGACTGGCCGATCTGCTGATTCGCCTTTCGATGAGCCCATTGCGTTTCCGAGACAGGGGACCGCGGAGGAGGTTGCGGGCGTTGTGCTGTTTTTGCTTGGGCCGGATAGTACGTTTGTTAGTGGGAGTTGTTATTCGGTTGATGGGGGGTGGATTTGA
- a CDS encoding uncharacterized protein (COG:M;~EggNog:ENOG410PGZH;~InterPro:IPR029065,IPR034593,IPR023592,IPR036849, IPR013342,IPR013341,IPR029017,IPR018110;~PFAM:PF13378,PF02746;~go_function: GO:0008869 - galactonate dehydratase activity [Evidence IEA];~go_process: GO:0009063 - cellular amino acid catabolic process [Evidence IEA];~go_process: GO:0034194 - D-galactonate catabolic process [Evidence IEA]), whose product MEYFRVPPRWLLVKLTDDIGAVGWGEASLEGHTNAVEGCLDAWFERYKGLDAENIEHIWQLSWRGSFYRGGPVFMSALSGIDIALWDLKARKLGVPIYHLLGGKVRDRIRVYAWVGGDTPTDVQAQAQARKQQGFKAVKMNGTGDAAWLDSMSVIDEVVGRVKAVKALGMDVGIDFHGRVHKPMAKRLAKALEPHDPLFIEEPLLSEHIGGIKQISELTTVSIALGERLHSRWDVRPFLENGSVDILQPDICHIGGISEMKRIAAMAETYDVGVAPHCPLGPIALAANVQVNATMANFAIQEMGIGMHYNITGQDITSYITNPEVWTVTDGHLDVLSGSGLGIEINEEEVRQLSKDAEAWPTPEFRGPCGELREW is encoded by the exons ATGGAATACTTTCGCGTTCCTCCACGCTGGCTGCTGGTCAAACTCACCGACGATATTGGCGCGGTTGGTTGGGGCGAGGCTTCTCTTGAGGGCCACACGAATGCGGTAGAAGGGTGTCTTGATGCCTGGTTCGAGAGGTACAAGGGCTTAGACGCCGA GAACATTGAACACATTTGGCAGCTCTCTTGGCGAGGGAGCTTCTACCGCGGAGGGCCAGTATTCATGAGCGCATTGTCAGGAATTGATATTGCGTTGTGGGATCTCAAAG CTAGAAAACTTGGAGTGCCAATCTATCACCTACTGGGTGGCAAGGTTAGGGATAGAATTCGAGTATATGCCTGGGTCGGTGGTGATACACCTACTGACGTGCAAGCTCAGGC GCAAGCCCGCAAACAACAAGGATTCAAGGCCGTCAAGATGAATGGCACGGGAGATGCAGCGTGGCTGGACTCAATGTCAGTCATCGATGAGGTTGTTGGTCGAGTCAAAGCTGTAAAAGCACTAGGGATGGACGTGGGTATTGACTTCCACGGGCGGGTTCACAAGCCTATGGCTAAACGTCTGGCTAAGGCACTTGAACCACATGATCCGCTCTTCATCGAGGAGCCTCTCCTGTCTGAACATATCGGTGGGATTAAGCAGATATCAGAGTTGACGACCGTGTCAATTGCCCTCGGGGAGCGACTGCATAGTCGGTGGGACGTCAGGCCGTTTCTGGAGAATGGCAGCGTGGATATCCTGCAACCAGATATATGCCACATCGGCGGGATATCAGAAATGAAGCGAATCGCAGCAATGGCTGAGACATatgatgttggtgttgctcCGCATTGCCCTCTAGGTCCTATTGCGCTTGCGGCGAATGTGCAGGTCAACGCGACAATGGCGAACTTTGCGATCCAGGAGATGGGGATTGGTATGCACTATAACATTACTGGGCAAGATATCACGAGCTATATTACGAATCCGGAAGTGTGGACTGTGACCGATGGACATCTTGATGTCTTATCTGGCTCGGGGTTGGGGATTGAGATtaacgaggaagaggttaGGCAATTGTCGAAGGATGCGGAGGCTTGGCCTACTCCTGAGTTTCGAGGTCCTTGTGGGGAGCTGCGTGAGTGGTGA
- a CDS encoding uncharacterized protein (COG:S;~EggNog:ENOG410PKBS;~InterPro:IPR036864,IPR007219,IPR001138;~PFAM:PF00172,PF04082;~TransMembrane:2 (o328-344i566-584o);~go_function: GO:0000981 - DNA-binding transcription factor activity, RNA polymerase II-specific [Evidence IEA];~go_function: GO:0003677 - DNA binding [Evidence IEA];~go_function: GO:0008270 - zinc ion binding [Evidence IEA];~go_process: GO:0006351 - transcription, DNA-templated [Evidence IEA];~go_process: GO:0006355 - regulation of transcription, DNA-templated [Evidence IEA]) — MAADPPGFLQIPTSPIMNPEDIPHTTPAATPRSSDGWSRPNNRVRVTRACDRCKKRKVRCNGEQPCRVCAEAAATCSYSAPYTRGRRRAVRVTRSRPQDPVAIIPQTQAARSNHISFSAQDGQPMPSLPVPPGQPISRASPEPPETDLEGNYVGPSSGIAFIFRAQERFERPVLFPRGFSVFNFGDAPLPYNEASYSSLDPTVPLLLDRGDTVRLVRRYFDFAVPVDRFLHRPTIGRWFDEFYQTKGVMHDRDAAPARTAVLFMVFAIAQEHTVAKPSPAEADISGRYFQAANHQLSKEQGPVRLASVQARLCQCLWLLSQSRINHCWSLFGTVARLIFALGLHRNRHAYSNSMTQIEIQCRRRTFWSAYSLDNYLSTALGRPRTFNDKDIDQELPACLNDEEIHSGMDVSGPSNHELSAMYGPVSYAKLSQILSGILTDLYSIQPMSIIERFDQTGKYMNELKAWRTQMSSFLDQDISNSAPLIPIYQRQRNVLNLAYWHTVILTNRPLLLTSFARLKSSTRGPRPDRNERTAHFQESINECLHAAMEIVGIVNSMIQAKQLFRAFWFTPYFAFSACVILYVHTIQHSNEPEDVYQRYFSAAERCQQQIAEIAEVGSLTSRYCLVLEELGAEAVRQMTPGHLEAHSVQLYPALETTGTEPNGMSYNGGGMPAGLSASISNLVALQQLDDFHVSPSASLEDLTGWGQFESMDFSAEYEDIWSITKEAENYSIRRKIVANQHTVCFPSGTNRPSDPAWNLPEFESAS; from the exons ATGGCAGCCGACCCCCCTGgattcctccagatcccaaCTTCTCCGATCATGAACCCCGAAGACATCCCCCATACgaccccagcagccacaCCGCGATCTTCCGACGGATGGTCTCGACCAAACAATCGTGTCCGCGTCACGCGTGCTTGCGATCGGTGCAAGAAACGCAAAGTGCGATGTAACGGCGAGCAGCCGTGTCGTGTGTGCGCGGAGGCAGCCGCGACCTGCTCCTACAGTGCCCCATACACCAGGGGCAGACGACGTGCTGTTCGGGTGACCCGAAGCAGACCCCAAGACCCGGTCGCTATAATCCCCCAGACTCAAGCCGCCAGGAGTAATCACATCTCTTTCTCCGCTCAAGATGGGCAGCCAATGCCATCACTACCGGTACCGCCTGGCCAGCCGATCTCGCGTGCGTCACCAGAACCCCCGGAGACAGACCTCGAGGGGAACTATGTCGGTCCTTCATCAGGCATCGCATTCATTTTTAGAGCTCAGGAACGGTTTGAACGGCCCGTGTTGTTTCCGCGGGGCTTTTCTGTCTTCAATTTCGGGGATGCCCCGCTGCCGTACAATGAAGCTTCCTACTCGTCTCTGGATCCCACCGTGCCCTTATTACTCGACCGAGGGGATACTGTACGGCTAGTTCGGAGGTACTTTGACTTTGCGGTCCCTGTCGATCGGTTCCTGCATCGGCCTACTATTGGGCGATGGTTCGATGAGTTCTATCAGACCAAGGGTGTCATGCATGATAGGGATGCTGCACCTGCGCGCACAGCCGTGCTGTTCATGGTCTTTGCCATTGCGCAGGAACATACTGTCGCGAAGCCGTCCCCGGCTGAAGCTGATATTAG TGGACGATACTTCCAAGCGGCAAACCACCAGCTGTCGAAAGAGCAAGGACCCGTTCGACTCGCAAGTGTCCAGGCTCGGTTGTGCCAATGTCTCTGGCTTCTATCCCAGTCGCGAATCAACCACTGCTGGAGTCTGTTTGGGACCGTTGCTCGGCTGATCTTTGCCTTGGGCCTGCATCGTAATCGGCACGCTTACTCGAATTCCATGACACAGATAGAGATTCAATGCCGGCGCAGGACATTTTGGAGCGCCTACAGTCTTGATAATTACCTCAGCACAGCTCTTGGGAGACCACGAACATTCAATGACAAGGATATTGACCAGGAGCTCCCTGCTTGTCTCAACGATGAAGAGATACATAGTGGCATGGACGTGTCCGGCCCTTCTAACCACGAACTATCTGCCATGTATGGGCCGGTCAGCTATGCTAA ACTATCGCAAATACTAAGTGGCATTCTCACCGACCTCTACTCTATCCAGCCGATGTCCATCATCGAACGGTTCGACCAAACCGGCAAGTACATGAACGAGCTGAAAGCATGGCGGACCCAAATGTCCAGCTTCCTCGACCAGGACATTTCCAACTCTGCACCATTGATCCCGATCTATCAGCGACAGAGAAATGTCCTCAATCTGGCCTACTGGCATACAGTAATCCTTACCAATCGGCCACTCTTGCTCACAAGTTTCGCAAGGTTGAAAAGTAGCACCCGTGGCCCACGACCGGACCGGAATGAGCGAACAGCACATTTCCAAGAGAGTATTAATGAGTGCCTGCACGCTGCCATGGAGATAGTTGGGATTGTGAACTCGATGATTCAAGCGAAGCAACTCTTCCGAGCATTCTGG TTCACCCCCTACTTTGCCTTCTCCGCGTGCGTTATCTTGTACGTGCATACGATCCAGCACAGCAACGAGCCAGAAGATGTATACCAGCGATACTTCTCAGCCGCGGAGCGTTGCCAACAGCAAATCGCCGAGATAGCTGAGGTAGGATCACTAACGTCGCGGTACTGTCTGGTCTTGGAAGAGTTGGGCGCGGAGGCTGTACGCCAAATGACCCCGGGACATCTGGAGGCTCACTCTGTACAGCTCTATCCTGCATTGGAAACGACCGGTACAGAGCCGAACGGTATGAGCTACAATGGCGGAGGTATGCCGGCGGGACTCTCAGCATCGATTTCGAACCTAGTAGCATTGCAACAATTGGATGACTTTCACGTTAGTCCTAGTGCGTCTTTGGAAGACCTGACGGGATGGGGGCAATTTGAGTCGATG GATTTCTCAGCGGAATACGAAGACATCTGGAGTATAacgaaggaggcggagaacTATTCTATCCGACGGAAGATTGTAGCCAATCAGCACACTGTTTGCTTTCCGTCGGGAACCAACCGCCCCTCGGACCCCGCGTGGAATTTGCCCGAGTTTGAATCAGCTTCATAA